A single window of Cydia splendana chromosome 13, ilCydSple1.2, whole genome shotgun sequence DNA harbors:
- the LOC134796550 gene encoding putative inorganic phosphate cotransporter: MSNSKGVYKNVPKSEKKYDPPEYEAPRGFGARHMQVLILFISLSVGFTIKSHLSVAMVAMTSHEHTCIKNISSGNETNGFNATSVGCDREKNWSVFQTYDWNKKQQEMTLFAFFVGYTTMMLPMGILAQKFGGKIPIMVGLAVNGVTSIITPWIPHFAGWIGVCVCRLLQGATQAAFYPSIHAMLGKWAPLSERGRLSTYVYTGSQFGTIISFQVSGFFCGSPIFGWPSSFWLWGGLALVCFCMLAQFGSASPQQHPTISTEELAFIMGDSAADAVPKKRPTPWKHILTSPAVWALITAHAGSAVGYLFILTQLPLYMNKVLGVDIKNNGLLSSLPYISMYFMAIAFGNLTDFLKNRNYMSLINIRRFSNTVGMVLSSIFLLWTCYVNTTWLAVTLLVISMGLHSGVHTGFHINQIDLAPNFAGPMMGLGNMVANLSGLSIPFLVSSIVGDDVTNHHKWQITFIVMVVLQVVTNMVFVIFAKADLQQWNFYGDDENEGIDSKEMYLIKNNTVIKA; the protein is encoded by the exons ATGTCTAATAGTAAGGGTGTATACAAAAATGTGCCAAAATCGGAAAAAAAATacg ATCCCCCCGAATATGAAGCGCCACGGGGCTTTGGGGCACGTCACATGCAAGTACTCATCCTCTTCATCAGCCTCTCCGTCGGTTTTACTATCAAGTCGCATCTCAGTGTTGCGATGGTTGCCATGACTTCTCATGAACATacctgtataaaaaatataagtagtGGGAATGAGACCAACGGATTTAATGCAACGAGTGTTGGATGTGACAGGGAGAAAAATTGGAGTGTTTTTCAG ACTTACGATTGGAATAAAAAGCAGCAGGAAATGACTCTCTTCGCATTCTTTGTCGGTTACACAACAATGATGTTGCCAATGGGTATCTTGGCCCAGAAGTTCGGCGGCAAGATTCCCATCATGGTCGGCCTGGCTGTGAATGGTGTCACCTCCATAATCACACCCTGGATTCCCCATTTT GCAGGATGGATAGGGGTGTGTGTATGCCGTCTCTTACAAGGAGCAACGCAAGCTGCCTTCTATCCCAGCATTCACGCGATGTTAGGCAAATGGGCGCCGCTCAGTGAAAGAGGACGGCTCAGTACCTACGTATACACAG GATCACAATTCGGGACTATAATTTCCTTCCAAGTGTCCGGTTTCTTCTGCGGCAGCCCCATCTTTGGCTGGCCATCTTCCTTCTGGCTTTGGGGAGGTCTGGCCTTAGTTTGCTTCTGCATGCTAGCGCAGTTTGGCTCCGCCAGCCCTCAGCAGCACCCAACTATCAGTACTGAGGAGCTGGCATTTATCATGGGAGATAGTGCTGCTGATGCAGTTCCAAAG AAGCGGCCAACTCCTTGGAAGCATATCCTCACAAGCCCCGCGGTATGGGCGCTCATAACAGCTCACGCAGGTTCAGCTGTTGGTTACCTGTTCATCCTCACCCAATTGCCTCTCTATATGAACAAAGTCCTTGGCGTTGACATCAAGAAC AATGGGTTGCTGTCATCTTTACCATATATTTCTATGTACTTTATGGCAATAGCCTTCGGAAACCTCACAGATTTCTTGAAGAATCGAAACTATATGAGCCTTATCAATATTAGAAGATTTTCGAATACAGTTG GTATGGTCTTGTCTTCCATATTTTTGTTATGGACGTGCTATGTTAATACGACTTGGTTGGCCGTCACCTTATTGGTTATCAGCATGGGGCTGCATTCTGGAGTTCATACCGGGTTTCAT ATTAACCAGATAGATTTAGCGCCCAACTTCGCAGGTCCAATGATGGGGCTGGGCAACATGGTCGCCAATCTGTCAGGCCTCTCTATCCCATTCCTAGTTTCCAGCATCGTGGGAGATGATGTG ACAAATCATCATAAGTGGCAGATCACATTCATCGTTATGGTGGTGCTGCAGGTCGTGACAAATATGGTCTTCGTCATTTTTGCGAAGGCCGATCTTCAGCAGTGGAATTTTTATGGCGACGATGAAAATG AAGGCATCGATTCTAAAGAGATGTATCTCATTAAGAACAACACAGTCATCAAGGCTTAG